TGATTGTCTGCAACGGGGACGAGGGCGACCCCGGCGCGTTCATGGACCGCATGATTCTGGAGTCGCACACCTACCGGATCATCGAGGGGATGCTCATCGCCTCTGTGGCGGTGGGGGCGCGGCGCGGCATTTTCTACATCCGGGCGGAGTACCCCCTGGCGGTGGAGCGGGTGCGGGCGGCCCTGCGCCGCTGCATGGACGCGGGCATTCTCGGCGGCAGCGTGCTGGGCAGCCGCCACGCCTTCCACGCGGAGGTGCGCGAGGGCGCGGGGGCCTTCGTCTGCGGCGAGGAGACGGCGCTGATCGCCTCGCTGGAGGGGCGCCGCCCGACGCCCCGGTTCCGGCCGCCGTTCCCGGCGCACAGCGGGCTGGACGGGCTGCCCACGCTGGTGAACAACGTCGAGACCCTGGCCATGGTGCCGTGGATCATCAACCACGGCGCGGCGGCCTTCGCGGCCATGGGCACGGGGCGCAGCCGCGGGACCAAGGTTTTCGCGCTGGCGGGCAAGGTGCGGCGCGGCGGGCTGGTCGAGGTGCCCATGGGCCGGACCATCCGCCAGATCGTGGAGGAGGCCGGCGGCGGCGTGGCGGAGGGCCGCACGTTCAAGGCGGTGCAGATAGGCGGTCCGTCCGGCGGGTGCATCCCGGCGGGGCTCGCGGACCTGCCGGTGGACTTCGAGGCGCTGGCGGAGGCCGGCGCGATGATGGGCTCCGGCGGCATGGTGGTGATGGACGACACGGACTGCATCGTGGAGATGACCCGGTTCTTCCTCTCCTTCACGGAGCTGGAGTCGTGCGGAAAGTGCGTGCCCTGCCGGGTGGGCACGGCGCGGCTGCTGGACATCCTGACCAGGCTCTGCGACGGTCGGGGCACGGAGGCGGACATCCCCGAGCTGGAGCGCCTCGCGGGTTACGTCAAATCGCAGAGCCTGTGCGGGCTGGGGCGCACCGCGCCCAACCCGGTCATCACGGGGCTGGCCCACTTCCGGGAGGAGTTCGAGGCCCACGCGCGGGGGCGGTGCCCGGCGCGCAGGTGCAAGGCGCTCATAACCTATTCAATAACGGACGACTGCATCGGCTGCACCAAATGCGCCCAGCGCTGCCCCACGGGCGCGATCACGGCGAAGCCCTACGAGGTGCACGGGGTGGACGCCGAAAAATGCGTCCGGTGCAACGCCTGCTTCGAGGTGTGCCCGGTCCAGTCTGTGAGGGTGGAATGATGGTCCGGTTGCGCGTCAACGGCGTGGAGGTGCTGGTCAACGGGGGGGCGTCGCTGCTCGATGCGGCGCGCGCCGCCGGGTATGACGTGCCCACCCTGTGTCACCTGAAGAAGACCGGCGCGCTGACGGCGTGCATGGTCTGCGTGGTCCGTGATCTTGCCACGGGCCGCACCCTGCCCTCCTGCGCCGCGCGGGCGGAGGAGGGGATGGACATCGCCACGGACGATGACGGGCTGCGGGCGGCGCGGCGCGAGGCGCTGTCGCTGATCCTCAACGAGCACGCGGGCGACTGCGAGGGTCCGTGCGCGCGCATCTGCCCCGCCGGGCTGAACGTGCCGCGCATGCTGCGCCTGCTCCAGGCCGGGGAGGTCGGGGCCGCCGCGCGGATGGCCCGGCGCGACCTGGTCTTTCCCGCCACGCTGGGGCGCGTCTGCACCGCGCCGTGCGAGCGGGTATGCCGCAGGACGCAGTACGACGGCGCCGTCGCCATCCGCACCTCGCACGGGATTGCCGCCGAGACCTTTCTGGACGCGCCCGTGGAGCCCGGTTTTTGCGCGGCCCCCACGGGGAAGTCCGCGGGCGTTGTGGGCGCGGGGCTGGCGGGGCTGGCGGCCGCGCGGGAACTGGTCAGCCGCGGCCACGCCTGCCGTATTTACGAGAAAACGGGCGGGGCCTGCGCCGGACTGCGCGCCGTGTCCCCGGAGAAGCTGCCCCCGGCGGTGCTGGACGCGGAAATCGCGGCGGTGCTGGAGCTGGGTGTGGAGGCGCGGTTCAACTGCGCCGTCGGCGCGGACCTGTCCCTGGACGAACTGCTCCAGGAGCATGACGCCGTGATCATCGCCTGCGGCATGGCCGCGCCGCGCGACCCGCGCGTGTTCACCGCCGTGGAGGAGCCGCTGCATGTGCGGGCCGTGGGTTCGGGCAAGCGCGCCGCCGCGCATGCGGACGCCTGGCTGTCGGACCGGCCCGCCCCGGTGGACAAGCCGTTCAACTCGATGCTGGGGCGGCTGGAGGAGGCGGAACTGGCGGACTACGCCGTGGAGCGGAGGCTGCCGGAGGCGGAGGGCCCGGACGGGCTGGTCCGCGAGGCGGCGCGCTGCCTGCACTGCGACTGCCTTAAACTGGCCTCGTGCAAACTGCGGCGGTACGCCGAGGAGCACGGGCTCGGCCCGCAGATGAAACGGACCCTGCCCCGGCCCGCCGTGTCGCCCATCCTGCGCGCGGGCCGCGTTCTCTTTGAGCCGGGCAAGTGCATCCGCTGCGGCATCTGCGTGGCGCTCACCGCCGCGTCGGAGGGGCCGGGCATGACCTTCACCGGTCGCGGACTCGCCTCGCGGGTGGGTCCGGCCCTCGGCGCGACCCTTGCGGAGGGGCTGGGCGGTCTGGCGGAGACCTGTGTGCGGGTCTGCCCGACGGCCGCGCTGGCCTTCGACGGCACGGAGGAGTCGGAATGAGAATCCTGCACCTGGTTCCGGGCAGCGGCGGCACCTTCTACTGCCAGAACTGCCTTCGCGACCGCGCGCTGGTGCGCGCGCTGCGCCGCCACGGCCACGACGTGATCATGGCGCCCCTCTACCTGCCGATGTGCGGCGGCGACGCCGCGACGGACACGGACGCGCCCATTTTCTTCGGGGGCATCAACGTGTACCTGCGCGAGAAGGTGCCGCTGTTCCGGCACTTTCCGGGCTGGGCGGGCCGGCTGCTGGACGCGCCGTGGATGCTGCGTCGCGCCTCAAAAAAGGAGGGTTCGACCAGCGCGGCGGACCTCGGTCCGATGACGCTCTCGATGCTCAACGGGAGGGACGGCAACCAGGGCCGGGAGTTTGACCGCCTGCTGGAATGGGTCTCGGGCCAGGACCGTCCCGACATTGTGCACGTGTCCAACGCGCTGTTGCTCGGGCTGGCCCCCGCCCTGCGCGAGGCGACGGGCGCGGCGGTGGTGTGCAGCCTTCAGGACGAGGAGCCCTGGGTGGACGCGATGCGCCCGCCTTTTGACCGGCTGGTGTGGGAGGCGATGTCCAGGCTCGCCGAAAGTGTGGACGCCTTCGCCGCCACCAGCCAATGGTATGCGGACCGCATGATTGGGCGCATGCGCCTCGACCCGGTGCGGGTGCGCGTGGTGCCGCCCGGCGTGGAGCTTTCCAGCGGGGGGGCGCCGCCGCCGGTGCCGCTGCTGCCGCCGACCCTCGGGTATCTCTCGCGCATCAATCCGTCGCTGGGCTTTGACACCCTGCTGGAGGCCTTCCTGATCCTCCGGCGCGAGCCGTCCTTCGCGACGCTGCGCCTTTCCGCCACGGGCGGGGTCACCCCCGCCGACCGGCCCTATGTGGCGGGGGTGAAGCGGATGCTGGAGGAGCGCCGCCTGATGGGCGCGGTGGACATCAACGAGTCCTTTCACTCCGTGCCGGGGGATGAGTTTTTCGGCGACATCACCGTGCTGGCCTCGCCCACGCCCGGGGGCGAGGCGTTCGGCATGCAACTGCTGGAGGCCATGTCGCGGGGCATCCCCGTGGTGCAGCCCCGCGTCGGCTCCTACCCGGAAATACTCCGGGCGGGGGGCGGGGTGCTCTACGAGCCGAACGACGCGGAGGGGCTGGCCGCCGCCCTGCGCGAACTCTTCGCGGACACGAAACGGATCACCGAACTGGGGCGCGAGGCCCACGCCGCCGTGCTGGCGCATTTCAGCATGGACCGCATGGTCCGCGACACGCTGGAACTGTACGCGTCGGTGCGTCCGGAGGCCGCGCCGTGAGCCGCCCGTTCATCCTCGCGGCGACGGCAACCGCCCTGGTGTGCGCGGCCATGATGCTGTACCTCCTGGTGCGGGACGCATCGCCCCGCGCGGCGGGGACGCCGCCGGCACAGGAACCGCCCCGGCAGGCGGAGGCCCCCGCGCCGCCGGTTATTGAAACCGCAGGCGAGTGGAACACCTACCACGGGGACCACCTGCTGCGCGGGGTGGCGGAGGCGAAAATTCCGGAGGCGCCGGAGGTGCTGTGGCGGCTGAAGACGGGCGCGCCCGTCCGCCAGACACCCGTGGTTCATGACGGGCGGCTTTTCGCCGTGACCGCGCGGGGTGAGGTCATCGCGGCGGATTTGGACGGGAAGGAACTGTGGCGGAGGGAACTGTTCCGGCCCGACACGGCGGACGGCAAACCCGCCCGGCTCGGGCTGGAGGCGCCGCCGCTGGCCTTTGACGGGATGGTGGTGCTCGGCTCGGACGAGGGCGTGCTGCTGGCGCTGGACGCGGCCACGGGGGAGGAGCGCTGGCGGCGCACCCTGGACGGCACCGTGCGCGGCGCGCCGAACTGGCTGCCGGGGGTGAACCGTCTCTTCGTGCTGGAGCAGTCCGCCGGGGTGCTCTATTGCCTTGACGCGGCGACAGGCGCGGAACAGTGGCGGGCGCCGGGGGTGGAGCGCAGCGACAGCACCCCCTCCGTGTCGGAAAAGGCCATCGTCTTCGGCAGTTGCGCCGGGGCGCTGCATGTGCGGTCGCCGGAAAACGGCGAAAGCCTTTTCGACATCAAAATCGAGGGCGACGGCCAGGTCGCGGGCGGGGTCGCGCTGGACGGCGTGCTGGCCTATGCGGGCGCGCGCGGCGGCATGATGATCGCCGCGGACACGGAGACCGGCGCGATACTCTGGACCAATGAGGAGGCGCGCATGGAGGTTTTCAGCACGGCCGCAGTCAATGGGGACTGGGTGGTCTTCGCCAGCCATGACGGGGTGGTGTACGCGCTGGACCGGGCCACGGGCAAGACCCGCTGGACCCATGACACGGGGGGCATGCCGCTCTCCCCGGTCATCGTGGGGGACAAGGTGGCCGTCTCGGCGGACGGCACGCTCTTCCTCCTGCGGCTGGAGGACGGCGCGATGATTTGGTCCCTGGAACTGGGCGATGAAATCACCGGTCCCGCCGTGACGCGGCGCGGGCTGTATGTGGGCGGCGAGGACGGCACGATTGTGGCGCTCGGGGACGCCTCCATGGCTGGGACGGCCATGCCACGGGGCACGGGCGTCCCGTCCGTGGAGACCGCAGCCGTTCTGCCCGTGAATATGCCACGTGGCACGGGCGTCCCGCCCGTGAATGATCTGGAGGCCGCCCATGGGCAATGACACGCCGTTGCTGGAACTGCGGGACGTGTCCCGCGCCTACCCCGCCCCGGCGGGGCCCCTGCCGGTGCTGCGCGGGGTGAGCCTGCGCCTCGGCGCGGGCGAGTCTCTGGCCGTGGCGGGTCCGTCGGGCTGCGGCAAGAGCACCCTGTTGAACATCATGGGCACCCTGGACAGCCCCGACTCGGGGCAGGTGCTCATCAACGGGGTGGACACGGCCGCGCTGGACGCGCGGGGTCTGGCCCGGCTGCGGAACAAGTCAATCGGCTTTGTCTTCCAGTTTCACCACCTTCTGCCGCAGTGCACCGTCCTCGAAAACGTGCTGGTGCCGGTGCTGGACGCGGCGGACGCCGCCCCGGCGCGGGACCGCGCGGTGGAACTGCTCGAACAGGTGGGGCTGGCGGACCGCAAAGACCACCGCCCCGGCGAGCTCTCGGGCGGCGAGCGGCAGCGGGCCGCCGTGGTGCGCGCCCTCATCAACCGGCCCGCGCTGCTGCTGGCGGACGAGCCGACGGGCGCGCTGAACGAGGCGGCGGCGGAGTCCCTGGCGGACCTGCTGGTGGGGCTTCAGAAAGACCGGGGCATGGCGCTGGTGGTGGTCACCCACGCCCCGGCCATCGCGAAACGTTTCGGGCGCGTCTGCGAACTGCACGGGGGCGTGCCCGTGTTCGGGGGCTGAGCCATGAACCTTCCGCGTCTCGCCCTGCGCGGCGTTGCCCACCACCGGCGCATGCACCTCGGACTGCTGACGGGCACCCTGCTCGCCTGCGCGGTCCTGTCGGGCGCGCTGGTCGTGGGGGACTCCGTGCGGAAGACCCTGCGCGGCATCGCACTGGCACGGCTCGGGGGCACGGTCCAGGCGCTGGACTGGGGGGAACGGCATTTCGCGCAGGACCTGGCGGAAAGCCTCGCGGGGGAGACGGGCGCGGACACAACGGCGGCGCTGACCGTGCGCGCCATGGCGGGGCCGCCGCCGGGCGGCGCCGTCCGCGACCAGATTAACCGTGCGCGGGTATACGGGGTGGACCGGGACTTTTGGGACATTGTCTCTCCGGGGGAACAGATTCCGGAACTTGGGCCGCAGGAGGCCCTCGTCAACGAGAGCGTGGCGGGGCGCCTCGGCCTGCGGCCCGGCGACGATGTGGCGCTCCGGGTGCCGCGCCCCTCGGGCATGCCCCTGGACGCGCCCCTTGCGCGGGGGGGCGACCAGGACTCCATCACCGCCCTCGTCACGGTCCGGGCGGTGCTGCCGGATACCATGGGCGGACGCTTCAGCCTCGCGGCGGACCAGGCCGCGCCGGGCAATCTATTCGTGGACCGGAACTGGCTTCAGGAACTCCTGGAACTCCCGCAACAGGCCAATCTGCTGCTCACCGGCGGGGACCTGGATGCGGATGCGGTCCAGTCCGCCCTGGCCCGCGTGTGGCGGCCCGAACAGGCCGGATTCAGCATTCGCACCGCCGATGCCGGTGTCGTGCAGTTGGAGTCCTCCCGCATCTTCCTGGAGGATGCCGTGGTGCGCGCTGTCCGGGAACTGCCGGGCGCGCAGCCCGCGCTCACCTACCTGGTGAACCGCATCGGCCACGGGGACAAGAGCACGCCCTACTCCTTCGTGGCGGCGGGGCCCGTGCCGCCGGGGACGCCCGAGGGCGCGGTGGTCGTCGGCCGGTGGCTCGCGGACACCCTGGGGGTGGCGCCCGGCGGCACCCTGGACATGGAATGGTACGAATTGGGTTCGTCCAACGAGTTCATCACGCGGCGGGGCGAGTTTCCGGTCCATGCCGTGCTGCCCATGGAGGATTTGGCGGAGGAACGCGCCCTCGCGCCGCGTTTCCCCGGCCTCAGCGACGTGGACAGTTGCCGCGACTGGGACATCGGCATGCCGCTGGAGGAGGAGGCCCTGGACGACCCGGCGAACGAGGAATACTGGAAGACCTACGGCCAGACACCAAAACTGATGGTGTCTTTTGAGACGGGGGAAAAAATGTGGGGCGGGCGCTTCGGCGCGGTCATGGCCGTGCGTTTCCCCGCCGGAACCACGGACGCGGACACGCTGTCCCGTGAACTGCGGGCGCGGGTGAACCCCGAAGACATCGGCCTGGCCTTCATGCCGGTGCGGGAACTGGCGTTGCGCGCCGTGGACCAGGCGATGGATTTCGGCGGGCTCTTCACGGGGATGAGCTTTTTCCTGATCATCGCGGCGCTGGTGCTGCTGGGTCTGCTCTTCGCCCACGGCATGCAGCGGCGCGCGGTGGAAATGGGCACGCTTCTGGCCCTCGGCTGGACCCCGCGCCGCGTCCGCGCCCTCTTCCTGCTCGAGTCCCTGCCCGCGCTGCTGGCGGGGGTGGCCCTCGGCACGCTGGCCGGGGGCGGCTATGCCTGGCTGCTCATGGCCGGACTCGCCCGGTTCTGGCCCGGCGCCGTGGCGGGCGCGGCCCTGCGCTTCCACGCGGGCGGCGCGGCCCTGGCCACCGGCGCGGCGGCGTCCCTGGCCTGCGCCCTGGCCGTCGTGGCACTGTCCCTCTGGCGCGCCGGACGGCATGACGCCCGCACCCTGCTCACGCGGGACTTTGCCTCGGTAGCGCAGGCGTCCCCGCCTGCATCTACCGTAACGCAGGCGTCCCCGCCTGCATCTCCCGTAACGCAGGCGTCCCCGCCTGCATCTCCCGTAACGCAGGCGTCCCCGCCTGCATCCTCATCATCCTGGTTGGCCCGCCTTTCCTGGCTGGGCGTGGCGGTGGCGCTCTCCGGCGCGGCGGCCATCCTGCTCCTCCGGCCCGAGAACCCCTCCGGCGCCTTTTTCGGCATCGGTTTTCTCCTGCTCATGGCCCTGCTCGGGCACTACGCCCGGCTGCTGGGATGGATGGCCCGGCGCCCCGCTCCTGCGCGGCCCCGTTGGTGGAAAACCGCCCTGACCCAGCTCGCGCGGCGGCGCGGGCGCAGCCTCGGCGTCGCCGTCATGACCGCCTGCGGCTGCTTCCTGGTCCTCTCCGTGTCCGCCATGCGCGCCAACATGGCGCTGCACGCGGACGGGCGCGCCTCCGGCACCGGCGGCTTCGGCGTGTACGCCGAGACCACGCTGCCCGTGCGCGGCGAAGCGGCGGCGCTCTTCGGCGCGGAACCCGGCGCGGTGCTGCCCCTGCGAATGCGCGACGGCGAGGACGCGGGCTGCCTGAACCTCAACCGGGCCCAGTCCCCGCGCCTCCTCGGCGTGGACCCCGCACGGCTCGCGGAGAAGGGCGCCTTCGGGCCGCCCGAACTGTGGGCGCTGCTGGATGCGCCCCTAAGCGACGGCGCGATACCCGCGCTGGTGGGCGACTCGGACACCGCCATGTGGGGGCTTCAGGCCGTGACCGACCCCGAGCGCGGCACGACGCTGGAATACCGCGCCGACGACGGGCGCACCGTGCCCGTCCGGCTCGTGGGGCGTCTGCCCATGCGCCTTTCCGTCTTCCAGGGCATGCTCCTCGTGTCCGAGGAAAACTTCACCCGGCTCTACCCCGGCGAGGCGGGACACCGCGCCTTTCTCCTCGACACGCCCTCCGCCGCTGCGGAGGAAACCGCCGCCCGCCTCAACCGCGAACACGCCCGCCTCGGCATCGAGGCCCAGAGCGCCGTGGCCCGCCTGCGCGAATTCTACGCCGTCGAGACCGCCTACCTCGCCATGTTCCTCGTCCTCGGAGGACTCGGCATGGCCCTCGGCGCCGGCGGCGCCGGCGTCGTGGTCCTCCGCAACCTCTTCGAGCGCCGCGCCGAACTCGCCCTGCTCCTCGCGCTGGGGTATACCCCGGCCCGCCTGCGCCTGATGCTGGGCGTGGAGCATGGCGCGCTTGTCGCGGCGGGCATCCTGCTCGGGGCGGCGGCCGCCGCCGTCGCCGTTGTGCCCCTCATTGCCCTCTCCCAGACCACCGTGTCCCCCATTGCCCTGGCGGGAGTCTTCCTCGGCGTCACCGCCGCCTACCTGCTGGCCGTGGCGGTCGCCCTGGCTTTTGGGTTGCGGGGGGTGTCTGTGGGGGATTTGAGGGGGGAGTGAGTGGGGAGGGGAAATGGGACGGATGGGACAAATAGGACGGATGGAAACGATGGACTCAGTTGTGGCGTGGTCTCCCGACCACGTCACACTTCCGACCGCAGGTCTCCCCCGCCCTTCGGTCTTGCCGATTTGCCTCGGCATGTGCCGTCGGCCTCACAGCATCCCGAAAGGCAGCGCCGTCACACCCTCGCCCAGGGGCAGGGTGGTGTCTCCGGGATGCACCACATAGCCTGGCAGGGCTTTGTCGCCGAAATCCTTCCTGAAGGTCTTGATGGAGGCCGCCATGGCGGGTCGTGGTGTCGCAGACAGTTTCACTTCCAGAGGCACCAGCCTTCCCTCGGTTTCGGCAATGACATCCACCTCGACGCCCGCTGAGGTGCGCCAGAAGTAGACCTGCGGGATGACGCCCCGGTGGGCCAGGGTCTTCACGATTTCGGAAACGACCGCCGTTTCCATGATGGGTCCGCCCATGGGTCCGGCGGCGGCGTGCGCGGGGTCGCTGAGTCCGGTGAGGTGGCATAGGGTCCCCGTGTCCATGAAATAGACCTTGGGGGTTTTCACCAGCCGTTTGCCGATGTTCGCGAAATAGGGCCGGACCACGATGATCTGGTGGGTGGCCTCGAGGACGGATATCCAGGCCTTGACCGTGTTGATGGCAATGCCGAGGTCCCTGCCGAGGTCGGCAAGGTTGACGAGCTGGGCGCTGCGCGCCGCCAGCGCCCGGAGAAAACTCTGAAACTGGGTCAGGTCGCCCACCTGCCGCAGTGAGCGGACATCCCGTTCGAGATAGGTCTGGATGTATGAGGCGTGCCACAGGGCCGCGTCGCGCCGCGGATTCGCGGCCAGTTCCGGATACCCGCCCCGGAGAAACTGTTCCCAAAGCCCGGCACCGGCGAGTGCGGGGTCCGGGCGGGCATGGCGGCCCGGCTCCCAAGGCAGGGGCGCCCGGGGACGGCCCGCAATTTCCCGGCACGACAACGGGAGCAGGCGCAGCACCGCCGCCCGCCCTGCCAGCGACTCCCCGACCTTTTCCATCAGCAGCATGTTCTGCGAGCCGCTGAGCAGGTACTGTCCCGCGCGGCTCCGGTCCGCGTCTATGCGCTCCTTCACATAGGGGAGCAGTTCCGGGGCGTGCTGCGCCTCGTCAAAAATGACCGGCGCCGGGTGCATCTCCAGGAATCCGCGGGGGTCCCCGACGGCCGCAGCCCGGACATCGGGCGGTTCCAGAGAAACATAGCGGAACCGTTTTCCAAAGAGACGTTTAAGCAGGGTGGTTTTTCCCGACTGCCGGGGGCCGGTCAGTACCACCGCCGGGAACTCGGCTGCGGCCCGTTTAAGCACGGGCTCCAGGGAGCGTGTGATGTGGCTTCCATTGGCCATGGCAAGACTCCTTTGTTGTAATTATGCATTCCAAATGCATAATTGCAAGTTTTTTTTGCGGCGGGGTGGCGGGGCAGGGGGGATAGGACCGATAGGACGGATGAACGATGGAAGAGGGGGCGGGAAGGCGAGGGCGGGACGGACAGGGTAAGCAGGGGAGACAGAAAAAAAACCGCGCGTTTGTGTCCTTTTTCTTTTTCCCGTGCCGGTTGGATACAATGCGGTCGTCCGGACGGGCGTTCGCGGCATGGGGCCGCGCCGTGGTCCGCGGCTAGGAGGCATGGGCATGCAGGCGAAGGATTCGGTCTTGGATCGGGACTTCCTGAGGGGGGTGGGCGCTATTGTTCTGGGCGGCGGGCGGGGCACGCGCCTGTATCCGCTGACAAAGGTGCGGGCGAAACCCGCCGTGCCCCTCTGCGGACGCTACCGGCTGGTGGACATCCCCCTGAGCAACTGCATCCACTCGGACATCAACCGCATCCTGGTCCTGACGCAGTTCAACAGCCACTCGCTGAACCGGCACATCAAGAACACCTACAAGTTTGACGAGTTCAGCGGCGGCTCCGTCGAGATTCTCGCCGCCGAGCAGACGAACGAGACGGGCGACTGGTTCCAGGGGACTGCGGACGCGGTGCGCAAGCACCTGCTGCACATCCGCCAGCGGGGCCTGAAGCATTTCCTGATCCTTTCGGGCGACCAGTTGTACCGGATGGACTACCGGACCCTGCTGGACACCCACCTGAAAAAGAACGCGGACATCACGGTGTCGGCGCTGCCGGTGGACCGGAAGGCGGCGACGGGTTTCGGCGTGATGAAGGTGGCGAAGAACGGGGCCATCCGCGAGTTTGTGGAGAAGCCGAAGGACAAGGCGGTGCTGGACGGGCTCATCACGCCGCAGAAAGTCTTTGATGATTTCGGGCTAAAGTCGGAGGGCAAGGACTACCTGGCGTCCATGGGCGTGTACGCGTTCAAGGCGGAGGTGCTGGAGGAGATGCTGTTGAAGAACCTGGCCTGGGTGGACTTCGGCAAGGAGATCATCCCGAACGCGCTGAAGGGGGCCCGGGTCTTCGCGCACATGTTCAGCGGCTTCTGGGAGGACATCGGAACGGTACGCTCTTATTTCGACGTGAGCATGGCCATGACCTCGGCGGACCCGCCCTTTGACCTGCACGACCCGGACCACATGATTTACACCCACGCGCGCATGCTGCCCGGCGTGAAGATTGTGGACGCGGACGTGAAAAACGCCATCATCTGCAGCGCGACGCAGATCGAGAAGGCGGTGATCCACGACAGCATCATCGGCATCCGCAGCCGGGTCCGTCCCGGATGCGTCCTCGAGCGGACCATTCTGCTGGGGGCGGACTATTTTGAGCCGAACGCCCCACCCAAGGGCCAGGTCCCCATCGGGGTGGGCCGGAACACGCGCATCCGCCAGGCGATCATAGACCACAACGCCCGCATCGGCGACAATGTGGTGATTCGCGGTTCGGACAAGCTGAAGGACTATGACGGCGACGGCTATGTCATCCGGGACGGCGTGGTGGTGGTCTTCAAGGACGCCACCATCCCGTCCGGAACCCATATCGGATAAGGTCCGGAACAGGGAGACCATTGCGTGGCGGCGACCAAGGCGCGGGAGTTTTCATGGGTGGAGGGGCTTTCCCTCTGCCTGTCCATGATTGGCGTGCAGTTGTGCTCCGAGGTGATCAACCAGTGGGGGCTCTATTTCTACTCGCCCTCGGCGGGCGTGGGCCGCACCATCTATGTGTCCGTCGGGCTGGTCGGGGTCATCTTCATCGTCGGCACGGTGTGGGACGCCTTCAGCAGCCCCATCGTGGGGGCGTGGTCCGACAAGACGCCGACGCGCCCCGGCCGGTGGCGGCTCATCCCCATACCGGGCCGGCGCCTGCCCTTCATCTTCTGGGGCGCCCTCGGCATGATCCTCACCATGACGGCCTTCTGGTTCCCGCCGGTCGAGGGGACCTCGGTGCTCAACCTGCTTTACGGCACCTTTTTCCTCTGCGCGCACTGGACGCTGTTCTCCGTGGCCGTGGTGCCCCTGACGGCGCTGGGCCCGGAAATTGCCCGGTCCGAGGCGGCGCGGGTGGCCATTGGCACGTGGACGGCGGTGGGCATGATCCTCGGGCTGGCCCTGGCGAACGCGCTGCCGGGGGTGCTCATCGCCTCGCTTGACCCGGGCAGGGTCGAGAGCAGCCTGGCTCTCGAGGTCGCGGGTCCGGACGCGGAGGCGTCGGCGACGGGCATCCTGCGGGGCCTGGTCCCCGAAGAGGAGGCCGGAAGCCTGTCCCTGTCCGGCCATCCCGGCCTGGAGACGGCGCGGCCGGGGGGCGGGCGCCTTCTTGTGACGGCCAAAGGCGAACTGTATGACCGGATGCGGGCGCGGGCCGAGGCGGGGGCGCTGGAGGGG
This sequence is a window from Candidatus Hydrogenedentota bacterium. Protein-coding genes within it:
- a CDS encoding ABC transporter permease, whose translation is MNLPRLALRGVAHHRRMHLGLLTGTLLACAVLSGALVVGDSVRKTLRGIALARLGGTVQALDWGERHFAQDLAESLAGETGADTTAALTVRAMAGPPPGGAVRDQINRARVYGVDRDFWDIVSPGEQIPELGPQEALVNESVAGRLGLRPGDDVALRVPRPSGMPLDAPLARGGDQDSITALVTVRAVLPDTMGGRFSLAADQAAPGNLFVDRNWLQELLELPQQANLLLTGGDLDADAVQSALARVWRPEQAGFSIRTADAGVVQLESSRIFLEDAVVRAVRELPGAQPALTYLVNRIGHGDKSTPYSFVAAGPVPPGTPEGAVVVGRWLADTLGVAPGGTLDMEWYELGSSNEFITRRGEFPVHAVLPMEDLAEERALAPRFPGLSDVDSCRDWDIGMPLEEEALDDPANEEYWKTYGQTPKLMVSFETGEKMWGGRFGAVMAVRFPAGTTDADTLSRELRARVNPEDIGLAFMPVRELALRAVDQAMDFGGLFTGMSFFLIIAALVLLGLLFAHGMQRRAVEMGTLLALGWTPRRVRALFLLESLPALLAGVALGTLAGGGYAWLLMAGLARFWPGAVAGAALRFHAGGAALATGAAASLACALAVVALSLWRAGRHDARTLLTRDFASVAQASPPASTVTQASPPASPVTQASPPASPVTQASPPASSSSWLARLSWLGVAVALSGAAAILLLRPENPSGAFFGIGFLLLMALLGHYARLLGWMARRPAPARPRWWKTALTQLARRRGRSLGVAVMTACGCFLVLSVSAMRANMALHADGRASGTGGFGVYAETTLPVRGEAAALFGAEPGAVLPLRMRDGEDAGCLNLNRAQSPRLLGVDPARLAEKGAFGPPELWALLDAPLSDGAIPALVGDSDTAMWGLQAVTDPERGTTLEYRADDGRTVPVRLVGRLPMRLSVFQGMLLVSEENFTRLYPGEAGHRAFLLDTPSAAAEETAARLNREHARLGIEAQSAVARLREFYAVETAYLAMFLVLGGLGMALGAGGAGVVVLRNLFERRAELALLLALGYTPARLRLMLGVEHGALVAAGILLGAAAAAVAVVPLIALSQTTVSPIALAGVFLGVTAAYLLAVAVALAFGLRGVSVGDLRGE
- a CDS encoding ATP-binding protein gives rise to the protein MANGSHITRSLEPVLKRAAAEFPAVVLTGPRQSGKTTLLKRLFGKRFRYVSLEPPDVRAAAVGDPRGFLEMHPAPVIFDEAQHAPELLPYVKERIDADRSRAGQYLLSGSQNMLLMEKVGESLAGRAAVLRLLPLSCREIAGRPRAPLPWEPGRHARPDPALAGAGLWEQFLRGGYPELAANPRRDAALWHASYIQTYLERDVRSLRQVGDLTQFQSFLRALAARSAQLVNLADLGRDLGIAINTVKAWISVLEATHQIIVVRPYFANIGKRLVKTPKVYFMDTGTLCHLTGLSDPAHAAAGPMGGPIMETAVVSEIVKTLAHRGVIPQVYFWRTSAGVEVDVIAETEGRLVPLEVKLSATPRPAMAASIKTFRKDFGDKALPGYVVHPGDTTLPLGEGVTALPFGML
- a CDS encoding glucose-1-phosphate adenylyltransferase — encoded protein: MRGVGAIVLGGGRGTRLYPLTKVRAKPAVPLCGRYRLVDIPLSNCIHSDINRILVLTQFNSHSLNRHIKNTYKFDEFSGGSVEILAAEQTNETGDWFQGTADAVRKHLLHIRQRGLKHFLILSGDQLYRMDYRTLLDTHLKKNADITVSALPVDRKAATGFGVMKVAKNGAIREFVEKPKDKAVLDGLITPQKVFDDFGLKSEGKDYLASMGVYAFKAEVLEEMLLKNLAWVDFGKEIIPNALKGARVFAHMFSGFWEDIGTVRSYFDVSMAMTSADPPFDLHDPDHMIYTHARMLPGVKIVDADVKNAIICSATQIEKAVIHDSIIGIRSRVRPGCVLERTILLGADYFEPNAPPKGQVPIGVGRNTRIRQAIIDHNARIGDNVVIRGSDKLKDYDGDGYVIRDGVVVVFKDATIPSGTHIG